The Epinephelus lanceolatus isolate andai-2023 chromosome 10, ASM4190304v1, whole genome shotgun sequence genomic sequence aacacgtcattttatagaataaaataagaatGGATCTGATTTTTCCGAGCAGCACACGTTGCTTTATCTAAAATCAAATGGTATAAATCCATATGTGACTTGTCTAGATGTCTCCCGCATCACGTTGGTCACCCACGTTTTTCACAGCCACTTCTCTATTTTAGTGTTGACACTAGGAAGGTGCAGTTTCATGGCAAGCATTGACAAGTACTAGGTTTAGAACAACAGTCTGCCTCTGGTTAAAAGTCAGAGACGAAACTGTGACAGGAGCCAGGACATGTTAAGACACGGGAGACGAAGTGAAAATATTAATTGCCTCCTGGGAGAAAAACAGCACATGTCCCACTGCGGCTTGTGACCACAGTAGTCCCACTGCATGTTTATGTACTTTCATGAGTAGTGTGTAACGTCAGGATGGCGTGTCAGCACACTGTTTACTCTAATATAGGCAGTGTTGTAGAAACAGATTTCTAGTAGACTTACATATTTTGTAAAAGACTGCAACTAGAAATTAATATTTGCCAGattcatctatttatttttgataactTACAGAAATTACAGAACAAGTTACAGTTTCCAACTCAACAACACATAGTAaaaactttgtatttacatttctgGCAAACGCAGAGGTTTGCTTTGCACCCAGCAATAAATATTAGTTTAATTTGACTTACAGTACAATTCAAACATTTTATGCTTCAAACAGAGGTAGACCAAACAAGGCCAGCATCTTTATATATGATGGAGCAGGTGTGGAGGTTGACTTAGTTGCCTTTGACAAAGGACTGGTAGAGGGCCATCAACTGGGCCTGGAGGTCCTGAGCGTAGGGGTCCAGCTTTTCCCTCAGGTCCTCAGCGTAGGGGGCCACCATCTGTTTCACCAGATTGGCTCTCTGACTCAGCTCAACCTGGACCTTCTCGGTCATGGGGGCCACACTTTCCTGGAAGTCCTGCAGGTGCTGGTCCACCTTCTGCTTCAGGTCATCGGTGTAGGGCCCCAGCTGAGATTGCAAGTCCTTCACACTCTGCTCCAGGCTGGCCTTCAGCTCCTCGCTCTTCTGTATCAGGGTGGTCCTCAGGGCCTCAGAGTCCACGGATTCTGCGTAGGGGGCCAGCTCCTGTTTGAGCTGCTCCACCCTCTGCTGGATCTGGGCCTTCATGTCCTCGGTGTAGGGCTCCAGCTTGTCCTTGACGGTGCTCAGCTCCTCGGTCAGCATGCTTCTTAGCATGTCAGCCTCTGCACTGATCTTGGTCATCAGGTCCTGGGCTGCAGGGGGAAGCTGCTTCTGCAGGGTGACTGCGTACTTGCTGGCTATGTCAGTGCTGTCTGCCAAGCGGGCACTAGaagataaacaaaacaatggTCAGATAATCAGAGGTTTGACTAAAACCATAGGGATCTTTATCACCATGTAACACATGTCACTATAACCCTATTCACAGTCCTGCGTGTCACACAACTTACTTGACTTCCTGTCCAAACTGTGATTTCCTGATCATCTGGAGGGTGTCATCCGCTGTTTGGGTGGCTTTGGCAATGTAGTCCCAGAAAGCATCAGTCAGCACTTCCAGCTGTGGCTTGGGTGCATCGGCATAGAAAAGGTTGGCGTGACAGCCTGTTGGATTAACAGGAGAACAGGTTGAGAACAGTGATTTTTAGCAATTCAGTTCATTCTGACTGCTCTAAGTTGCTCAGTAGGGCTGGGAAATATAtcgatattatattgatatcatgatatgagactgaatatcatcttagattttggatatcataatatCTGTGTTGACTTTTCCCAAATTTAAGGGCTGTAGTACAGTAAAGAGGTGTTCCAGCTGTTCTGTTATTTGCCTTTACAGCCATATTACTGCTGATTATTTGTCATAAATCTCTTTGTTTaaacattttgtgaaagcacaGATAGTCAACACTACAATCCTGTCCCAATATAGATATTGGTGTGATGTTTGACTTAGTCCATATTGCCCAGTAGAAGAGTAGAAAAACACTCAGaaatccaaaacaaaaagcTTGCAACTTACCAGACAGCACTGCAACGGCTAGTACAACGAACACCTTCATGACTGCGTCAAGCTGAAAAACATTTATAACTAGTTAACAGTCAAGCTGCATTACAAATGCTGCAAGATTTAAATTTGTTTCCTTAAGTTTGTTTTGAGATTAAGTGTAATTCTCACCTGTTTGCCCTGTGTATCTCTCTCAAGGTTTGGCGTGACTGTGAGTGTGTCAGACTGGTGCTTCGTCTCCGCGTATATATACTAATGCCGCATGACAGTTGTAGTCGAGAGCCCAAAGTCCAGGAGTCCCTTCCATGTTGTCACAATGCCTCTGCTTCTCTGGGCTACACATCACATGACCGCTGACTTTACAATGCAAACACAATCTTAACAGGATATTACGCAGCTTTCCAACACCTTGCTCCAGTTCCCCTCTGACCCCAGAAAGCCTTTAGGAAGAAGTAATTAAGTATCCACGTTGTCCAGTTCCAACAGTTTGCAGATAACTCCAGATAACCTTGGTATGCTGACACCTGTGGACTCTGTGCTCGGGTCAAGCAGCGTTAATAATAAAGCAGCACAAGGCACTAAGATGTTTTTGAATGTTGTTGTAGTGAAAAAGGGTTCACACAATCACACAGTTACTAAACTATCCAGCAGTTTATGAGTCAGTCAGTAAATCAGTCACTTGCCCAACCTTCTTttagaaacacagattttcCAGCTGGCTGAAGCACTGTCTTTCAATTTCAGGCCTTCATACTGGAACTCGTCAGATTGTGAAAGACATTTTGCCAGCGAGATTAAAGAGGACCATTTATTTTATAAGAGCACACAGTGGTCATTCTCTGTCTGAGACGGCGGCATAAATAGATAAGGGCTGTAAAAAGAGAGAATTACcagacaacatttttttttacaggttttaCACTACTGAAGTAACACAAATCTGCAGGGACACTGAAGCATAACCAGGAGCTGGTGCAAACCTCTGAAACAACTTCACAGTGACAGAACacatcacacagaaatgcatttttctttcaCATCAAAACAGGTCACATATGGACGTCTATAGACAAACTGTATGTTTGATgatttaaaagggaaaaatgctCAATATAATCTCAAAAAGTGTGAGCAGCAACCAAATATAGACTAAAATCTGATTTGTTAAATATACTTGATACAACCTGCACACCTTGACAGTGAATAAGAAACAGTTTTCCTCTTCAGTGTCTTCTCCAAGATGGCTGTCCCTACTGCTAGCCTTGTAGTCACATCATTTCAAACAGACTAAATTAGCTACTTTTGTATTTGCAGCAGTTCGACAAACAAACTGTGTTTTAGTCTTTTGAAATTAGCTTAATAGAATGTGTCAGTATTGAAGTGGATTTTATTTGGATATAGCTGCCAAAGACTGTGGTTTCGCAGGCTTTTCCATGATGGCTTTTTTACACTTAGTTCTTTTCAGGAAGTGGGACACACTGTTAGAAATTCCAGATCGGAGTTACCGTGTGACCATGACATTAACACTAGGGGTGTTACGATCCATCCatctggatcgatatatcgattcaatgatcaacGATCCAGCATCAttcatgcaaagtgaaaacatcaatctAAATCGTCATCTATTGGATagctgtgtcactgtcaaacagcggcAGATGGCAAGAAGCCGAGAGAAAGATGATGAAGATATTGTTATTTACTGttagcagtgctggttatgtagcctgacagcagcagacaggaaggacctgcgatagcgttccttcacacactttgggtgaattagtctatcgctgaaggagctctccagagcttttatctcctcctgcagaggatgggaaTCGTTAGTCCTTAGAaatgacagcttggctgtcatcctcctttctcccaccacctgcacagagtccagagagcatcccacgacagagctggccttcttgatcagcttgtccagtctcgtcctatctgcagccgagatgctgctgccccagcagaccactccataaaagatggctgatgccaccacagtgtcaaagaaggtcttcaggagcgccccctgcactccaaaagacctgagccgcctcagcaggtagagtctgctttggcctttcctgtatagtgctgttatgtgattagtccagtccagtttattgttaagatgaacacccaggtacttataagatgtcaccatctcaatgtcctttccctggatgttcaccggtgttggggggaggagtctgcgcctgtggaaatccaccaccagctctttggttttccctGCGTTGATCTGAAATAATAAATCGGCAGTGTGGAAATAATTTGGATTTCGGAGAAAATATAGGTCAACAGACAGAGTACATGGCATATTTTACAATGCCCTTACAAGATAAAACACGATGTAATGTTATGCTATGGCAACATATGCTAtggcaacattagctgctctgtttcaacaaagTTTGGCTGAAAAAACATGCaggcaggctgaaattcaagtGAGCTGTTCTGTCGGGAGATGTAGTGACTTAAACCAATGGTGAGCAAAAACAGTAATAATGTTATCTGTAATTTGTTATGCTATAAGTAGAGGAAAAACGAGGTCCACTAggcgctaggctaatttatgcaatgtaaacatgcctAAGCTAAAAATGGGTCACTAtgggcagcttcttctgtaccAGTTGTGTTAAAGGGGCATATAATATCGTGTCATATCGATTGCAGGCCCCTAAATTGCATCGAAACGAAATTATATCGTGGCAGGCATTGTAATATCGGCAAATAtcgtattgttgtccaaaaaattGATATAAAACTGGTGATATATAAGTCTAATTACTATTGAGCTAGTGGTTTTATATTTCATTCTTTTCCTTTTACTCTTACAGACTCCATTTGTCCCTGTGTTTACCACATTTAAAGCTGTTACTTTATATGATGACTTATGGTTAATTTTGAACGATGATATTCTCTTTATGTCTAACAAGAAGCCCAGTGTAACTAATCTGACAGCTGGTCTGTAACTTTGTGAATGCAGATTCCTTGTCAATGGGCTAATTCAACACCTTTGGTtatccatcttttttttctgatttattaTCACTAATTGAATATGCTTTACAATAACTTTATCACGTGTTTACCAGTGTTTCCAGGTGAGCAAGCAGCTGTCTTCAGCCTTTATTGTTGTTTGGCTTGCTGCATAGCTGTGCACCTAAATAGGCAGAGGAGTAGCCAAAATATTTTTAGTCATAGTCATATCAATATTCATTGCTAATGCCTTTTAGAAGTTTCGTGTCAAGACTGTCCTTCAAAATACAACCTCATGGGCTGTTTTTACAAGCAGA encodes the following:
- the LOC144464498 gene encoding uncharacterized protein LOC144464498 — encoded protein: MPCLLLLNLQDKEAEDRRGSETVRLKKNREINAGKTKELVVDFHRRRLLPPTPVNIQGKDIEMVTSYKYLGVHLNNKLDWTNHITALYRKGQSRLYLLRRLRSFGVQGALLKTFFDTVVASAIFYGVVCWGSSISAADRTRLDKLIKKASSVVGCSLDSVQVVGERRMTAKLSFLRTNDSHPLQEEIKALESSFSDRLIHPKCVKERYRRSFLSAAVRLHNQHC
- the LOC117265480 gene encoding uncharacterized protein LOC117265480, translating into MKVFVVLAVAVLSGCHANLFYADAPKPQLEVLTDAFWDYIAKATQTADDTLQMIRKSQFGQEVNARLADSTDIASKYAVTLQKQLPPAAQDLMTKISAEADMLRSMLTEELSTVKDKLEPYTEDMKAQIQQRVEQLKQELAPYAESVDSEALRTTLIQKSEELKASLEQSVKDLQSQLGPYTDDLKQKVDQHLQDFQESVAPMTEKVQVELSQRANLVKQMVAPYAEDLREKLDPYAQDLQAQLMALYQSFVKGN